From Rhododendron vialii isolate Sample 1 chromosome 7a, ASM3025357v1:
CTGCTTCGCGCGACGAAACCCGTGATTAATTACTTTGGGGTTTAACTCACTAAAGAGCCAAGTAAAATTTCATTCAATTCAGTTATAGTTTATCctaaattcaaaatatagcacATTCAACTGGTGTCTTACAATACAGCAGGTCACGCAAATAAAGACCGCTCCAAATTCCAACATGTACGAAAATTCACTTGTCATTCCAATTCCCCTGGATTCCTGCTTTTTCACGTGAGCTCTACACtctacccataattaaaaaaaaatatcgctTGTCAGCGAAATAGTCCTGAATATGGGCTGTCGAACAAGATAATTATTTTGTGCTGAAACCACAGATGCTGTAGCTCAATCCAATAAAAGGGCAGATGCCGACTCTACTATCTAAAGATGGTTTCAGGGAAGCTTTTTCTTGGGAAATACAGGTGAGAATATGAGAGATAATTTGTCACATGGTACAGAACAGCCGTTGGGTTGATGGCATTGTCATTTGTCAATTATTTGCCAAGTGACCATGTCTAAACGGAGTGGTAACAGTAGAAAGAAAACTGTTTACCTACGCTAGCACCCAAAATGTTTTCACTCAACTTAGACTCTTAGGGAAGATTGGTCTCCCTGAATAATGCATACATATTTAGGCAAGACACAAACAATGAACTTGTACACTCTGCAGTCTTCCCTAAAAATCTAAAACGTTACACAAAAAACGGGTTTCACATTTTCTAGAAGCTTAAGATTCGATCAAATCTCGATCACATGCTAAACgcaaaaagaaaggagaaaacaaCACCACAACTACAagagattttaatacttctacaATGGGAATAGCAGAACATATAACCACAATCCATTCCACCAAACCCGAATACAATCCTAGATAATAAAGGCTCATAATACCAAATTAGGGGTGATGGTAACTCACAAAAGGGATCTTGGAGGCCTTGTCATTCCAAACAGCCAACAGTCCAAGAGCAGCGAAACAACTCAAACCACCGCACAACCACCCCAAAGCTTCATACTATCAACTCAAACAAATGCACAACCATAAGAAACTTCATAGGACCTTCAAACCACaaaaaaccgaaccaaattCTCACAAAGTCATTTAGTGCCAAATTTCAATCAGCAGAAGCAAAGAGCTCACCTTTCCGACTGTATCGGCGATGCGATCGATACAGGGCTCGGGATACGCAGTCCCGTTGTCCCAAATAAGCTCGTCGTTCACAGGCATCTGAAAAACGAGTAAAAACGTTTTTTCTAGGGTTCTCATAAATGTTCGAAAATGCACCAGGAGATTTAGAAAGAAACAGTTGACGTAAAGTGAACCGAAGTTGAATCTAAACTAAATGTACATTTAATTAAATCAAGGGATGATCGTGAATTTTTGGGGAAAGAGAAGAGGCTTACGGGTTTGTCGGGGACGATGTGTTTGCCGACGGGGAGGCCCATGCCGGAGCGGAGCCGGAGGGAGGAAGCGACGGAGCGGGAAACGACGCCGTTTCCGCCCATGATCTGAGACGCGACGTGGCTCAGTCTGCCagccattttttttccctgaccGGAAAAATTCTTCCTAGAGAAACAACGGTGATGACTAGTCTTCTCTCTGTTCGTAGTTTGCAGCAGCTGTACCGGGTACACGTCATATGATCGTTGAAATAGAGCTACGGGCCGGGCCCGTGGGGCTCGTGCTGGCCTTTAATGCAATAGTGTCTAAGGTGTGGTAAGGCCCAATATTCAACATTCGgccatacaaaaaaaaaaagggggaaaatgacggtccagaacatattttgataattaatacatgtcaaggacatgctaagaatatttgttaatgctgaaaatgttcttagcgggtattaattatcaaacacgtccttggtcgtcattttcccaaaaaaatgttGATAGGTTGTACTCGAGTTCGAGCTTATGTTCGCCTGCTAAAAACTCATTCAAGAATGAACTGTTGGGCTCGTTCAACGATTTTATCGGCTTTGTGCACAGTGTTTGTGTGGTTGTCATTGTTCAGATTATCTGATTCGGATTAACGAATTTTTTTCGAATCGGATTCAAATTCTTTTGGATCGAATTCGATCTATtcacaggttttttttttcttgacaaaataagaattttattaatcattaaaACAAGTTACAGCGATTAAACGGTCCATTGACAGATTTACTTGAAGCTAAGAGCGTTTCAACTTTTTGAGCCtattttgtagaaaaaaaaatcctatttcAATATGATATAATGTCACTTTTATAGAGTTTTAACAAAGTCACACCTACTACAATCATTTTTGACAAGTCAGATATTTTTTCAAACGTATTAGATTTTATCTCATACCGTTCATTTAAcgcacccaaacttggttataGTATATTCTAGAGAATACTTCATCTATAGCCATTTGGTTTTACATTTGAACCCTACAAGAAATCTAATATAATATTAGAGTTAGGttttgggtggcctcacctgaTCACGTGGTTGTCATCTCCTCAATTCATACATCCATGTGTATCCAAggtgcacgtgagggggagtgttaaattTTATTTCACATCGCTCATTTAAACCACCAAAACTTTAGTTAATATATTCCAAAACTAGTTCATATTGttaattgattttaggttagaactctccaaaaaaaaatctaacaaaccGATTGGtaggaagaaaataaatagaTTACAATCAGACCTATTGTTTAGATTTTGCCCAGGGTCACAAAATCGAAGATTCAATTTTATCGTGTGACGGTGAATACGCGTTCAACAAATCTGAATTCTACAACTCTAGAGTGAGCGAGAGCGACCAAGAGAGAGACGATCTAGATCAAAGGATCAGTCTACCAGAGGAACTATTATAGtcaaaaaacagaagaaggGAACcgattttccgcttgaccaaaaaaaaaaaaaggagggaacCATCACTGTTTGCTTttccgagagagagaaattaggtgTGAATGAAAAGGGCAAAAGTTGTCTTTGGGGCAATTGTGTCATAGGAGTAATTGTGAGGGCAAAGTTACAGAAgaccaaaaataatactcctactaCCGTACTACGGCTAAGttccactaaattttttggggtttttctttgatattttaaaaaatgttgaGTAAAAGTTatactaattttttacttttttaattcatttcttcgaaaagaatcaataattcataaaaattaggcacaaaactaacaaacgcaaaaaagtGAATAAGTAGCCACGTTTGCTAGTGTATTTTCCAACTCACTATAAATCCGCTCTTGGAATAGCCACGTTTTTTGCAAACATTTTTCACACTATGTGGTTGTTTATTAACTTAAATTCAGTacttaaaattaaatcaattaagtaatctattctaatatatacatatatacatatatatatatatatagtgagaGTCCCTTTTGGTGTAACCTAAAAATAAAGCTGTGTCACAAAAGTAATCTATTTTCTACTATATATAAAAGGGGAATCTCTTTTGGTGTAACCTAAAAATGTCACAAATGTAATTTTCTTTATTATCCCAAACGAAAAAACATTTTCACAATTATTTACGTTACACAAATTGCAAAACAAAACCGTCAAGGACAAAGAAGGTAGTAATCACTTCTAACCCAACTGCTCCAGCCCACGTTCTCCCCCTCTTTTCTGTGTACGTGCATAAACTGCCGTCACTTTCCCCTCTGACCCGTCACTTTCACACTGCAAAAAACCTCTTCGGCCTCATTCACAGTGTTCAAGGTATTCTACagtcaaattttgaaaacagaaGTCCTGAACTTACAAAAGTAGCATACCAAGTTTGAGTAATGCATGTGCACTTTGTGCCTCTTTTAGTTTGTTCATTGCTCCTTTTTGGATTAGTTACTGCCGTGTGTATGTCAtagttagagcatctctaatgcACACACTtcggctccgttccggaaccaaaaaaaaaaattttattttttaagaagataatttcaagttcaaatattaTGAGCTtacga
This genomic window contains:
- the LOC131333491 gene encoding NADH dehydrogenase [ubiquinone] 1 beta subcomplex subunit 8, mitochondrial; translation: MAGRLSHVASQIMGGNGVVSRSVASSLRLRSGMGLPVGKHIVPDKPMPVNDELIWDNGTAYPEPCIDRIADTVGKYEALGWLCGGLSCFAALGLLAVWNDKASKIPFAPKVYPYDNLRVELGGEP